The following DNA comes from Microbacterium terregens.
CTCGCGGCTGCTTCGATGACGTCGTCTGTGATGGTTTCGAGCTGGTTGATTCTTAGCACTCGGGCGATCTGGGGGAAGAGTCGTTCGAGGAGCCGGAAGTTGCCGCGGGTGATGCGTTCGATCGCGGCGATGGCTTGCGCGTCGGTGAAGTCGTCGGGGTCGAGGATGCGGCCGAGGCGTTTCCAGTGCCGGTCCAGGACGAACAGCAGTTCTTCCCGGCCGAGTGCCCGGTAGCGGTGCGAGAATCCGAGTCGGCTGTAGAGCTGTGGGTAGTGCCGGAATCGCTGGTCGATGCCCGGCATGCCGATCAGGATGATCGCGAGTTGGTGGCGGTCGTGCTGATCGCGGAGGAGTTCGAGAGCAGTGGGGGTGAGGCGTTCGGCTTCGTCGATGATCAGCAGCTCGATCCACCTGGTCATGTCGACGGCGCGGGAACCGGTGACCTTGCCGATGTTGCGCTGGTGTTCGTCGACGCATATCCCGAGCCTCATCCGAAGGTGCTCGATCTCCCGCATGAGGTCTTTGTGTCTGGGAAGCACTTCAGGGGTGTAGAACACCGTGCGGGACCGGTTCGCGGCCGCGTAGTGGGTGGCGTCGTCTTCGGTGCGCGGACCCCACTCGGCGATGAAGGGGCCGAGGGTGTCCCAGTGGGCGTATCTGCGTGCCGACTGGGTCTTGCCGACCCCGGCGTCGCCATGGCAGATGCCGATCGTCTGTTCTTTGCGCACCGCGGTAGCGAACTCAGCGAACCGGCGGTGTTCCTTGGTGACGATGAAGTCCTTGGTCATCACTCATCCTCTTCGTAGGTCCGCAGCCGCGGGCGGCGCCGCGGCGGCGCCACGTCGCGGGGCTCCGCGCGGGCGGCGACGGTCGGGACGCGGTCGTTGATGGCGCGGCGCAGCTCTCGGCGACGCGCGCGGCGGGCGGCTTCGATGTCGCGGAGGCTGAGCCGGAGGTTGGGGTGTGCTTCGTCGACGGCGACGCAGATGAAGGTGTCATGGTCGTAGACCCGGATCTCGGAGACGTCGCGCGGGTCATAGCGGATTGTGATGGTGTGTCCGACGAATGGGGCAAGGGTGGGTGCGAGGTATCGCTGGCCTTGGAAGTGGATGCCGTCGCGCTGAACGGTGCGGTGCTTGGGGACGGTGAGCAGGAGCCCGTCGAGCTGTTCGAGGCTGTCGGGCATCCGGAGAAGCCAGCCGTCGGCGACCCATGCGTCCCGCGGGGAGGTACCGATCTCGCTGTGCGGCCGATCGTTGTATGTGCCGATGAAGTCGCCGATTTTGCGGTCAAGCGCGGGAAGATCGAGCACGGGCTGTGGCTTCCGGCTGCCCGGGCCGATGTGACCGGGGAGGGTGGCGAGCAGTTCGGTATTGATGGTGCCGAAGAACCGCTCGACCTTCCCGCGCCCTTGGGGCCGGCCGATGGTTGAGTGGATGATGCGGATGTGCAGTTCGACGGCGGTCCGCTCGAGGTGGTGGCTGGTGAAGTCGGAGCCGTGGTCGATGTACAGGATGTCGGGGATGCCGCACATTGCCCACGCCGGATCGGTCTTGCGCCAGATCGCCTGCCGCAGTGCGAGCGCCGTGTTCAGTGCGGACGGCGCGCCAGAAAATACGGTGTAGCCGCAGATGGCGCGGGCGTGGTCGTCGATCACGGTGGTCAGCCAGGGCCGGTCCGGTTTTCCGTCGCCGCCGACAATGAGGATGTCGAGTTCGGTGTGGTCGGCCTGCCAGATCTGGTTGGGGCGGTCGGCGCGTCGCCGGAACACGAGTTCGTGCCGATCCCGATACGAAGCCGGCCCTTCCAACGCGAGCGTGACGAGGGCCGGGTCCAGTGCCTGCACGATCTCCCGGACGGTCGAATAGCTTGGCGGTGCCGCGCCCCGCTGTTTCGTCTCCGCCCGGGTGAGCCGGTGCAGCGTTGCGAGGCTCGGGCGAGGCTTCGTCAACGCGAGTCGCTCGACGAATGCCACGGTCTCAGGCTCGGTGCGTCGTGTTCCGCTGTCGGCCCGCGGGTGCGGGTCAAGCGCCTTGATTCCACCGTCCCGGTAGAGCCGGTGCCAACGCTGCAGCGTGCGCGCGGCGATCCCGGTTTCGCGGGCGAGGGCCGCGAGCGGGACCTGATCCTCGACGTGCAATCGAAGGACCTGCCACCGCTGATCGCCGTCCATGACGCAGCTACATCGTGGGGCTCTCGCCGGTCGCGTGCGCCTGCTGATGGCGGTACAGCGTTGCGCGACTCCAGCCCACGAGGCGTGCCGCGGCTTCGGCGGTCCGACCCTTCGCGCGGGCGTCCGCCGCGATCGCAAGCTTCTCGGCGATCACGGCCGGATCAGACAACGGACGGCCGAAACGGGTCCCGTTCTGTCTCGCCGCGGCGATGCCGGCGTTGACTCGCTCCACGATCAGCTCGCGCTCGTACTCGGCCAGGGTGGCGAGCATATTCAGCATCAACCGCCCGGTGGATGTCGCCGGGTCAATGCCATCCGAGATGGAGCGGACATGCACGCCACGTTCGCGCAGCAGGTTCACGGTATGGAGAACGTCGATCAGTGATCGACCCAATCGATCCACGCGCCACACCACAACGGTGTCACCGGGCTCCGCGTACTCGAGGAGCTTCCTCATGCCTGGGCGTTCGACCGCAGTCTTACTCCCGGACGTGACGTCGGCGAACACGTCGCGCGTCTGGACGCCTGCCGCGACGAGAGCGTCGAGTTGCAGCTGCGCATCCTGACTCGAGGTGCTCACCCGTGTGTACCCAAGATGCCTCACATCCGACAGTCTGACTCAAAAAGCCTCTGCCAACACCCCACCGAGACGATTTACGGTAAGACAAGTTCTTGAGACACTTTGCACTCTGGCGCCCGGGTGACATCGACCCTTCCCTCGGGCATCGGTGTGCTGTCTCAGAAAGCTGTACTTATCCGAGACATCGGACTCGATCCCATCCATGCGGAAACCTAGCGGCAAGAGCAGTCGTCGGCTTTTGCCGGAGCACGCCGCACGGGGCCATGGCGCAGACAGACCATGTCCGATCTCGGCCCCGCCCTTGGTCGACCCACGGTCACGAGAGATCCGCTCATGCGCGGCAACCAGCGGGACGCCACCGCTTTCACACAGGGCGATGTCTACTCCCCGGCTTGCTGATTGGCGTCCGGCGCCGCCACAGAGGTGGGTCTTGAATCGTGAGGCCCTGCAACCGGTTGGTTCCAGCGGCCGCGTTCGCACGAAGGCTCGGTCCGGATGGTAACGCCCACCGTTCCGCAGCGCTCCGCGCCAGGAGGCTACCCTTGCGAGGGTCAGAGAACTCCTGCGCCGATTCTGAGTGTCACGTAGGCCGCTACGGTGATCAGAGCAGAGACGGCGACGCCAACGCCGAGCACTGGCCAAGGGTTACGCCCCCACGCAAGTGGCCGAGCGAACGCAAGAGCGGTTGTGACCGCCCACGTGACGATGAGCACGGGTTGAATGCCGTTCACCGCTATATCAGTGACGGTAAAGTTGCATGGCCGGTCTGTTCCGCACCCTGCCACCATGAGCCCATTCAGCTGGACAAAGGTCCACGCTACGGCCGATCCGAGCAGGTGGAGAATGACGCCCGGCAGCGCTCCGAGTACGTACCCGAAGCGCTGCCATCGGCCGTTCACGGGTTCTGCCACGAGCATCTACTGCAACTCATCCTCGAGAAGCTGTGTCATCTCTTCGATTTCTACGGCGTACTCGTCCGCATTGCTGGGCGTGATGAACGCGAGGTTGGGCAGTTCACCTGAGCCTGGGGCAGGAAGCGAGTACTCGGGTGCTTCCCCGTCATCTTCCGCACCACGACTCCAGATAATCAGCCTTTCCCCCAAGCTGTATCCTCCGAGGGTGGCTGCGCCACCCGTGTATGAGTTGTGAGCGGCGCCATCGAGAGCTTTGCCCGCTTGGCAGTATCCGTCCTGGGCGTAGCAGTTGTCTTCGATGAACTCTGTTCCGAACATCGAATTGATACTCGCGGTTGCCGCCTCGTTCGAGGCCGCTGATGAGAGAGCCGAGATGATCCCCTGGCCTGAGTATGTGCCCGAACTCCAAGATCTCCCAGGGGCGTAGAAGAGAGGGTTCCCGTACAGCTGAACGCTGCGAACCATGCTGCGAGCCTTCGCAGTGAGGTAGTCGTCGGCGTTCACCAACAAGTTGACAATTACGGCCGCGCCGAGAGAATGGTCCGTAAGAAGAATGGCCGGACCGTATGTGCAGTTGTTCGCATACCAGTTGATCTCGTTCGCGAGATTCTGAGCGCCGTTCCACACGTGAGAGGGAGTCACGCCGCCGGCGTCGTAGTTCAGGCTGATTTCGTAGGTGGGCCAGCTGAACTCTTCGTTGTACTTGTTTACTACCGCTTGGGGGACATCTCCGTACCCGCCCGCCGTCCAGCCGTATCCCCCGGCTGACGTACCGGTTCCACCCGGGGCTGTGAAGCCGCGAACGCCGATGAGTACGGCGAAATCACAGGGACCCCCATTCGCCGCGCTGGCGGGCGGCGCCGCAACCAAGGCCGACGCCACAACAGTAAGGGCTGCCAGAGTGCTGGCAGCTGCTCGGCGGATTCTTCTTTGAATCTTCATCTATACACTTTCAAATCTCACGGGGGGTTGAGATGCGCTACGCAAGCTCGGGCCGCTGCTCGGGCCGCTGCGCATTTGAATGATCTAGCAAGTTGATACTGAACTGTCACCGTCTTTCCTACGACTCTTGCAGGGCTTTACTACTCTCAAGGCTTGGGGTCCCGCGCGCGAACGGCAACCTCGGCTAGGCAGTTTTGTGAAGTTCAACAACCCACCCGCACACGGGACGAACCAGCATGAGGAGAAATGACTAGATCTCTGGAAATCTGGCAGCGATCGCCTATGATCGGCGCTGATTCGCAGTTCTGTTGGCACTGATCGCACCAAGTGGTCCCTCGGCTTTCTGTCGCTGAGGGGCTGCGGTTTTGGGAGCACGGGACGTGTTTAGGTTGCCCTGGAGGGTGCGGCTGACGCTGACAGAGCGAGCACGGTGATTACGACGATGACGGGAAACTAGCGACGTGGAGCTATCACAGAACGCCGCCAAGAATCGCCGATCTCCACAACTATCGGGGCATCAGAGCGATGAAGACCCTGCGGCGCTTCGATCAGGAGACCAGCCGCGCGATGACCGCCCCGCTTGCGAGCGTCACACCGGGTGTGTCGCTCCGGTCGGGATCTTGGACGTTCCAGATCCCGGTGAGGGTCGCAGTCGAGTCTTCGAGGCTGAGACGTCGGGGCCGACCTATGCCTGGTGGACCACCGCGACGCCTGCGGCGGCGAGTATCCCGAACGCCGCAGTCCACATCACGATGGCGACCTTCTGTTGTCTCGGCATCCCTGACCGTCTAGGTGGCGTGTGTGGGGACCAGGGTGGGCAGGTTGTCCAGGTCGGCTTGTAGGCCGGCGGACACGTCCAAGGTCAGTCCCGCAGAGGAGTTGGCCCGCTCGGCGAGGTCGCGCAAGGATCGGCCAATTCCCCCAGCTCATCAACTGTTACTCCCAGCGCCACACAGAGCGCACGAACGTTGCCAATGTTGGGTTGGCCGTTTTCTTGCTGAGGGTGCTTCGCTCGAGTCTGCTGTATGTGGATACAGCCAGATCCGCCGAGTGTGCCACCGATTCCTGCGACATCCCTCGGCGATCACGAACCCCCCGAAGCCACTGGGCGAGAGAAAAGGCGGCCGCTTCCTCGTCATCAACCGCATGTACGCGCATAATGCCGATGCTCGCATGCAGGTTGTCGAATGTCTGTAGGCAGAATGGGGGACAGCCCACCTGCGGCAAGTGCTGAACTTCGCGTCGCCGATTCGTCCATGCCTTGTCTGCAAGAGCAAGAGCACTTGTGATCTGGCTCACGTAATCGTTCCGCGATTTGGTCAGTTGAGGGTTCCAAGAACCTCACAACATCGATGAGAGTTATGCAGTCCATGCCCTTGAACTTCATTCCAAAGGATCAAATCCGAGTCAAATTCGAGTTCAAGTTCACGACGAGGAGAACTGAAATGCCAAAATCATTTCGAAAGATTATCGCTGGTGCAGCAACAGTTTTCGGTCTAGCGGCTGTTGTTGCTCTAGCGCCGACTGCGGCACATGCTGAAAGTAGCTTCCCAACCGGACAAATGGTTTGTCCGGTTGGTCAAGTAGTAGTCATGAATTTTACTTACACGAATATAACCGCACCGGCTTACATCTTCTGGGGCACCACCTCGTCAAACTGGCATGGTTCACCGAAGGCAGTCATGAGCACTCCGGGCACGCATGGGTACAACACCGGGCTCAACATGGCGTGGGGTGGAATACGCTACTCGGGCGACCTTACGTGGTGGAAAAGCTGTAGCAGCGCCGTACGCATTGCTCAGTAAAGACCAGAATTGCACCCGGGTGGAAGACGATACAGCGGCAGTTTCAGGGCTGGACCCGCGTTCCGAACCCGAGGTAGCCTGAGGCGAAGGACCGAGGGGTGGCGATATGGACAAGGAGAAATCGCTCTGGCTGAGGATAAAGCGAAAGTTTCGCCCCGAGCCAGAGAATTACGAGACTCGCGTGGCGCGGCCGGCAGACGGCCGCGAGCCCGGCCAGCAATACGGGTACGGCGTTACCGATCAGCGGCGCGACGGAGGATCCTTTGCTGCTGGTCCTTAATGACCACAGCGCGCCAGGCTGAAGAGGTCCAGCCACATGCCTCGCACTCCGTCACTAGGGCGGAGTCTGCAAATAGCGATCGGAGGGCGCGGCGCGGCCGGCGGGAACTACGGTGAACGGCCAGGAAGGCCCGAAACAGATAAGTCCTGCGCCGCGAAGCGGCGTCCTCAGTGGGTGTGCTCTTTCGCCGTGAGGGGAGCTCCCCCGCGACGAACGCTGGAGCGGTCAGCTACTCCCCTGCTGGAGTTGTCCGGGGTGGCAGCGCAGCGTTTAGGACGTCCCCGATCCGGCTGCGTTCGGCCGCGTCCACTTCTGGTCAGCCGTGAAGCTGGCATTTCTCGCCGCGATCGCAATCGCCGTGATCACCGTCGTGACTCTGGTGATGATCTATCTCGTCGTACGTTCGACAGGCCTCATCGCGCAAGCGGACGAATTCTCAGCGAGCTTCTCGGACGGCAGCATCCTGATCTCACAACTCGTCAGCCTCTCGCAGGTACTCGCCTTCTCCGCGACCCTCGCGATCCTCAACCTCGTCGCCATCACCGTGCTCGGCGCCGTCATAGCCGGCATCTACAACCTCGCCGTGAAAGTGACCGGCGGACTACTGGTCGGCTTCACATCCAACTGAAGCCATCAACCCGTTAGCCGCAATGCCATTCGGTTAGTCGTCGGGGTCTGGTGTCAAGATTCTGGTGTGGAGTGTCGCGGGATAGGTACGGCGGTCGATGTCGCGGCCCTTCGCGCGGTACTTCGAGATCGCGCGTTTGACCACTCGGCGGCGGGTGCGGACCCGCCGGGCGGGCATCAGATCGGCGAGCACCGCCGCGCCGATCCGTCCCACCAGATCAACGGTGACCTCCGCGATCATTCCCGCGGTCTGGCTCTGGTTGACGAGCGGAGCCCGATTTGTGATGTCTCAGGACATTAGTGACACTCGGGTGATCTCGCAGGGTTTGCGGTTGCCACGTATCGGACGCTGCTCGCTGGCCAGAGGGACTTGATGATGAGCGTGCCGCGGGTGTCGAAGACCACGAGGCTGTCGCGTTTGTGGAAGGCACAGAAGTCCTGCCCACGGCGGCTGCTGACGTCCAACCAAATCCAGTCGGCTTCGATCTTGCCTTTTGGATGGATGGTCTTGCTGTCGGATCGCTTCCTCGGGGCTAATTGGATGCTCGCCGGCGTAGAGATCCATCATCACGGGGCCGCGGCGGCTGAGCCCCGTGCCGTGTAGCACTCGCCGCCGAAGCTAACTGCATTGCACGTTGGTGACCGCTGACCACACGTTTGCCTGCCCGCCCGCGCCGGCGGTTGCGACGACCGTTGTGCCGTTGCGCGCTCGTAAAGTGCCGGAGGACCGTGCGTTCGCGATCGACCCGACAGAGGGTAGCGCGGCGGTGGAGTAGGTCGAACATGATGACCAGGACAGTTTGGATCCCGTGAGCGAGTACCCGCTGTACGCGCAGATGGCACCGGTGGCGCAGGAACCCACCGCGAAAGATGTGATTGCGAGGCTGGAGACCATTTCCATGCCTATCCTGGGCCAGGAAGCGGTGTGCTCACTGGTCGCGTACCCGTCGGGCACCTGTTCCAGCGCGTACGCGATCTCATGGTCGGGGGTGATCTCTCTGGCGTGCGCCGCTGGCGCAGAGAACACCACCGCGGCTGATACTACGCCGACGGCGAGCATGGTGAGCTTCTTCATTCGATGCTGTCCTTCCAGACGGTGTATGACACGACGGATCCTGCGGGAACACCGTCGAGCGGTGTGAGGCGGT
Coding sequences within:
- a CDS encoding helix-turn-helix domain-containing protein, producing MRVHAVDDEEAAAFSLAQWLRGVRDRRGMSQESVAHSADLAVSTYSRLERSTLSKKTANPTLATFVRSVWRWE
- a CDS encoding cutinase family protein, with amino-acid sequence MKIQRRIRRAAASTLAALTVVASALVAAPPASAANGGPCDFAVLIGVRGFTAPGGTGTSAGGYGWTAGGYGDVPQAVVNKYNEEFSWPTYEISLNYDAGGVTPSHVWNGAQNLANEINWYANNCTYGPAILLTDHSLGAAVIVNLLVNADDYLTAKARSMVRSVQLYGNPLFYAPGRSWSSGTYSGQGIISALSSAASNEAATASINSMFGTEFIEDNCYAQDGYCQAGKALDGAAHNSYTGGAATLGGYSLGERLIIWSRGAEDDGEAPEYSLPAPGSGELPNLAFITPSNADEYAVEIEEMTQLLEDELQ
- a CDS encoding AAA family ATPase; the protein is MTKDFIVTKEHRRFAEFATAVRKEQTIGICHGDAGVGKTQSARRYAHWDTLGPFIAEWGPRTEDDATHYAAANRSRTVFYTPEVLPRHKDLMREIEHLRMRLGICVDEHQRNIGKVTGSRAVDMTRWIELLIIDEAERLTPTALELLRDQHDRHQLAIILIGMPGIDQRFRHYPQLYSRLGFSHRYRALGREELLFVLDRHWKRLGRILDPDDFTDAQAIAAIERITRGNFRLLERLFPQIARVLRINQLETITDDVIEAAASILVIGD
- a CDS encoding Mu transposase C-terminal domain-containing protein, with protein sequence MDGDQRWQVLRLHVEDQVPLAALARETGIAARTLQRWHRLYRDGGIKALDPHPRADSGTRRTEPETVAFVERLALTKPRPSLATLHRLTRAETKQRGAAPPSYSTVREIVQALDPALVTLALEGPASYRDRHELVFRRRADRPNQIWQADHTELDILIVGGDGKPDRPWLTTVIDDHARAICGYTVFSGAPSALNTALALRQAIWRKTDPAWAMCGIPDILYIDHGSDFTSHHLERTAVELHIRIIHSTIGRPQGRGKVERFFGTINTELLATLPGHIGPGSRKPQPVLDLPALDRKIGDFIGTYNDRPHSEIGTSPRDAWVADGWLLRMPDSLEQLDGLLLTVPKHRTVQRDGIHFQGQRYLAPTLAPFVGHTITIRYDPRDVSEIRVYDHDTFICVAVDEAHPNLRLSLRDIEAARRARRRELRRAINDRVPTVAARAEPRDVAPPRRRPRLRTYEEDE
- a CDS encoding recombinase family protein, yielding MRHLGYTRVSTSSQDAQLQLDALVAAGVQTRDVFADVTSGSKTAVERPGMRKLLEYAEPGDTVVVWRVDRLGRSLIDVLHTVNLLRERGVHVRSISDGIDPATSTGRLMLNMLATLAEYERELIVERVNAGIAAARQNGTRFGRPLSDPAVIAEKLAIAADARAKGRTAEAAARLVGWSRATLYRHQQAHATGESPTM